The following are encoded together in the Ranitomeya imitator isolate aRanImi1 chromosome 4, aRanImi1.pri, whole genome shotgun sequence genome:
- the UQCC6 gene encoding ubiquinol-cytochrome c reductase complex assembly factor 6: MCGDSLTLTSSDQVVLCSGAEREDSSSSRCMGAGRRTRKHAITMPAGVSWPQYLKMFTATIVSMFAGAEVVHRYYRPDLSVPEVPPKPGELRTELLGLQTKKENKQTS, from the exons ATGTGCGGAGACAGTCTGACGTTGACCTCTAGCGACCAAGTCGTTCTGTGTTCGGGGGCAGAGAGAGAAGATAGCTCGTCCTCACGGTGTATGGGAGCCGGACGACGGACAAG GAAGCACGCTATCACTATGCCTGCGGGAGTTTCCTGGCCCCAATACTTGAAGATGTTTACTGCTACCATCGTATCTATGTTCGCCGGGGCAGAAGTTGTGCACAGATACTACAGGCCAGATCTG AGCGTGCCTGAGGTCCCCCCAAAACCTGGAGAGCTGAGGACAGAACTGCTTGGATTACAGACAAAGAAAGAAAATAAGCAGACAAGCTAG